The genomic stretch TTCTTATGGAAGATGTATCATAGTTGTTTTCGCAGTTCTGACAAATAATTATGGTTTCAGCTAGGCTAGCTTATCGAATATGTATGTATCATTAATTTTAATAAGGAAAAACATCAAAAAGTGGTTACTGAGGTGCTCGAAGCTACGCTTACAAAAAATATGCTACGCTTATAAAATATCTTCTGTCTTTTCAGATTTTTTTTCGAGATTTATATCATCAAACAGCAATGCAAGTGTCTGAAAAATTTAAAAATAAATATCGAATACAATCTACCCGATTACAGTATTGGAACTACGGACGTAATGCGGCTTATTTTGTTACTATCTGTACAAAGAATAGAACGCATTTTTTTGGACAAATTATAAGCGGAACCATGATATTATCCGAAACGGGCAAAATTGCGAATCAAAATTGGTTGACAATTCCGAAACAATTTCCATATGTAAAATTGGGCGATCATATTGTAATGCCAAATCACGTTCATGGTATTATCATTATTGATAAAAATGATGATGATCCTGTGGAGGCGCGATTAATCGCGCTTCCACAGGATCATTCCCATAAAAAATCAGGCGGTTTTGCAGGAAATAAAAATCCAATGCTGAATAATAATTTGTCAAGAATCATCCGGTGGTACAAAGGCAGAACCACATTTGAATGTAGAAAAATAGATTCCGATTTTGAATGGCAATCTCGATTTCACGATCATATAATCCGCAATGAAAAATCGTTTTCCAATATTTCCAATTACATCATCAACAATCCTGCGAATTGGAAGGAAGACAAATTTCATAAAACCCTGTTGTAGATGCGCGATTAATCGCGCATCTACAACAGGGTTTTAATATCCTTAATATACAAACCAGTATATTTCTTAATAGTTTTAATATCAAAACCATCAGCTTTCATCTTCCGAGCAATATCAATAGCTTTAGATTTCTCAGCATTCTTACGTTCATATTGTATTTTCATTTCCTTCATTTGGTCACTTTCGCGATCTTGTATTTCGTACAATCCGCTTTTGCGAAGTTCTTCCATAATGCCTTTATCCTTAAAAGAAGTAAAGCCACTTTCGGTAACAATCAAATGATCTATCACTTCAATATTAATCATCTTTCCAACCTTTAAAAGTCTGTCGGTAATATCTTTGTCGGCTGCAGATACTTTCAAGTTTCCACTCGGATGATTGTGTACCAATATCATTCGAACGGCAAGTTTATAAATTCCCATACGGAAAACATCGGGCGGCGATACATTTACACGGTTTTGCGCGCCAATAGCAATGAGTTCTACAAACAAAATACTGTTATCGGCTTTCAGTCCAACAACCCAAAAATGTTCCTGCGCTCTACGAATTTTGTTTTGTCGCAGTAGTATTTGCTGCATTACGCTATAAACGTCATGCGCATTAAGAATTGTTATCTTTTGTGTTTCGGTTAGTCGTACGTTCATGTAGTAAATATACAATAATTAAGAAAAATTATGAGCACTTAAAAAAGTGTTTCGAAATGTTTTACAATGGAATTTTGCCAACGATATGTTCACCTAAAAAAATAAACCCTTGTAAATCATAGACTTACAAGGGTTTTTGCGGAGAAAGAGGGATTCGAACCCCCGGACCTGTGACAGTCGCTAGTTTTCAAGACTAGTGCATTCGACCACTCTGCCATTTCTCCTTGAGTGTCTCATCAGGTATTCCCTGAATGCGGATGCAAATATAGAAAGCTTTTTTAATATTGAAAACAAATCACAAGGTTTTTTTAAGACTTTTTTTTGTTTCCATATATTATTAGAAACTGTATTCCATAAAATAATGTTCTAAGGCGTTGAATACATTATTTTTACAGGCTTCTTCTCATCGTCAATAGCAACAAACGTAAAGAAACCAGTTACTGCTTTTTTTCGTCCATCTTTATACATATTCTCTCTAAAAATATCTACTTGTACCACACAACTTGTATTTCCTACGGTTATCACTTTAGCTACGAGTTCAATTAAAGTTCCTTGCGGAATTGGCTCGGTAAAGTCTATTTTATCTGTGGAAACGGTGACAACTTTCTTTCTACTAAATCGGGTTGCACATATAAAAGAAGCTTCATCCATAAGTTGCAAGGCTGTGCCGCCAAATAACGTATCATAATGATTGGTCGTATTCGGAAATACGGCTTTAAAAATATGTGTTTCAGAACTTTCAATGCGTGCAAGTGTATCTGTATCCATGAATAGCGTAATTAATTTATGAAGCAATTGGTATAATTTATAGAAACACTAAGTTTTCCTTTTCTGTATTGCTTATTTTTGTTTGATAATTTATGGAATCAAAGATAGAATTTATGCAAATACTAGATAGTTTAAAATGGAGATATGCAACAAAAAAATTTGATGCAACCCGTTTTTTAACCACTAAACAACTACAAACACTCAAAGAAGCTTTTAACCTAACAGCAACTTCCTACGGATTACAGCCGATCCGTTTGGTAGTAATTCAAGATAAAGATTTACAAAAACAATTATTGCCACATTCGTGGAAGCAACGCCAAGTAATTGATGCTTCGCATTTATTAGTAATATGTATTGAGAACACTGTTGATACTGAATATATTGAATCTTATTTTGCACGTGTAAAGGAAATTCGTGATACGCCAGACGAAATTTTGAAACCTTTTAAAAGCTTCATGATTGATTCGTTTTCCAAGAAAACAGCCGAAGAACTCAAAATTTGGGCAACAAAACAAGCCTATCTTGCTATGGGAAATTTACTAACGGTTTGTGGTGCGGAACAGATTGACGCTTGCCCAATGGAAGGCTTTATTCCTGAAAAATATGATGAGGTTTTAGGTTTAAAAGCACATGGACTTTCTTCAGTTTTACTATTGCCAGTTGGTTTCAGAGCAGAAGATGATATGTTTGGTGATTTCGCCAAAGTGCGTAAGTCTATTTCAGAAAGTGTGTTGGAATTGTAATATTTTGGCAAGATTGTTGTTTTAAAGGAAGAAACATATATATTTGTTTCGCGCCTTAACACCGTATACACATGAAAAAATTATTTTTCTTAGCCGTATTTTTTATTGGATTTTCTGCATTTGCACAAGAAGAAGTAACCCTAAATTGGCTTACAGATTTTGACAAAGCCAAAAAGATTTCTAAAAAAACGAATAAACCTATTTTAATCTATTTTACGGGAAGCGATTGGTGTCCGCCGTGTAAAATGCTCAAAGAAGCGTACTTTTACACAGAAAAGTTTGAAGAAAAATCGGAAGAATTTGTGTTAGTTATGGCAGATTTACCAAGACGTACAGATATCATTACAGACAAACAACGTAAGGAAAACATAAAACTTGCATCGAAATACAATAAAAAAGGTTCGTATCCCAATATTGTAATCGTAGATTATAAAGGTAAAGAAATCGATAACATATCTGGGTTCAATATGATGCGTGATACATCCAGACATGAGAGATTTATCAATAAAATAATCGAAAACTATTAATAAGATACACATAAAAAACAACCTCTTTTCTATACTTTTGTACTAGAAAAGAGGTTTTTTAATTTGAACTCATCTTGACTTTTGTTTTTAACCGAAATTTTGTAAAATAAAGAAAAGACAAGAAAAATAATTTTGTTATTTACCAAAAACATACATAATGCCAGGATTTGAATTATTTAGTGATGCCGAACGAAAAGAAGTACATGACGTATTAGATACTGGCGTATTAATGCGCTACGGATTTGATGGAATGCGCAACGGACATTGGAAAGCAAAAGAACTTGAACGCGCCTTAGAAGCGCAATTTAACGTAAATCATGCGCAATTAGTTTCTAGCGGAACTGCGGCAGTTTCGGTAGCGTTTGCTATCACAGGAATTGGAGCAGGCGATGAAGTTATTATGCCAACATTTACCTTTGTAGCAAGTTTTGAAGCTATTATGATGCTTGGCGCGATTCCTGTTTTGGTTGATATTGATGATACACTTACGTTGGATCCCGAAGCAATTCGCAAAGCAATTACTCCAAAAACTAAAGCCATTATGCCTGTGCATATGTGCGGAAGTATGGCAAACTTAGATGAAATTAAAGCAATTTGTGACGAGCATAATTTGATTTTGGTTGAAGATGCTTGCCAAGCAATTGGCGGAACTTACAACGGAAAAGCCTTAGGAACTATTGGCGATGTTGGTTGTTTTTCGTTTGATTTTGTAAAAACAATGACCTGTGGCGAAGGTGGCGCAATTATCACAAATAACAAAAAATATGCTACACATGCCGATCATTACAGCGATCACGGACACGATCATGTTGGGAATGATAGAGGCGCAGAAACACATCCGTTTCTAGGCTATAACTTTCGAATCTCCGAATTAAATGCGGCAGTTGGTTTGGCACAAGTTCGCCGTTTGCCGGAATTTCTAAGCATTCAAAAGAAGCATTATACAATCTTGCGAGAAGCATTAGCAGACATTCCAGAAGTTGTTTTCAGAACTGTTCCTAAAGGTGGCGTTGAAAGTTATGCGTTTTTAAACTTCTTCTTGCCCGATTTAACGGTAGCTCAGAAAGTAATGGCAGGTTTCAAAGCAAACGGAATTGATGTCTGTTTTCATTATTTCGATAACAATTGGCATTACATTCGTAGATGGGAACATTTAAAAAATCTCAAATCATTATATCCGATTTCTACGGAAGTAAAAGAAGGAATGAAATATTTAGACACAAAAACATTTGAACAATCGGATCATTATATTGCCCGAAATATTTCTTGTTTAATCAAAATGTCTTGGACAGCGGAAGAAGTAAAAGCTAGAGGAGAAAAAATGCGCGAAGTGATTTTGGCTTCTTTATAAAATTTTAAATGCTAAATGTTGAATTTTAAATTGAGGAGTTTCTACCTGATAGTAATAGTTTTCTTTTTATTCTTTAGTTGTAAAGTGCAAAGAAATATTCCTGCCAAAGGATTAGAGTATAATCTAA from Kordia antarctica encodes the following:
- a CDS encoding transposase — encoded protein: MSEKFKNKYRIQSTRLQYWNYGRNAAYFVTICTKNRTHFFGQIISGTMILSETGKIANQNWLTIPKQFPYVKLGDHIVMPNHVHGIIIIDKNDDDPVEARLIALPQDHSHKKSGGFAGNKNPMLNNNLSRIIRWYKGRTTFECRKIDSDFEWQSRFHDHIIRNEKSFSNISNYIINNPANWKEDKFHKTLL
- a CDS encoding JAB domain-containing protein, which codes for MNVRLTETQKITILNAHDVYSVMQQILLRQNKIRRAQEHFWVVGLKADNSILFVELIAIGAQNRVNVSPPDVFRMGIYKLAVRMILVHNHPSGNLKVSAADKDITDRLLKVGKMINIEVIDHLIVTESGFTSFKDKGIMEELRKSGLYEIQDRESDQMKEMKIQYERKNAEKSKAIDIARKMKADGFDIKTIKKYTGLYIKDIKTLL
- a CDS encoding acyl-CoA thioesterase, producing the protein MDTDTLARIESSETHIFKAVFPNTTNHYDTLFGGTALQLMDEASFICATRFSRKKVVTVSTDKIDFTEPIPQGTLIELVAKVITVGNTSCVVQVDIFRENMYKDGRKKAVTGFFTFVAIDDEKKPVKIMYSTP
- a CDS encoding NAD(P)H-dependent oxidoreductase encodes the protein MQILDSLKWRYATKKFDATRFLTTKQLQTLKEAFNLTATSYGLQPIRLVVIQDKDLQKQLLPHSWKQRQVIDASHLLVICIENTVDTEYIESYFARVKEIRDTPDEILKPFKSFMIDSFSKKTAEELKIWATKQAYLAMGNLLTVCGAEQIDACPMEGFIPEKYDEVLGLKAHGLSSVLLLPVGFRAEDDMFGDFAKVRKSISESVLEL
- a CDS encoding thioredoxin family protein; translated protein: MKKLFFLAVFFIGFSAFAQEEVTLNWLTDFDKAKKISKKTNKPILIYFTGSDWCPPCKMLKEAYFYTEKFEEKSEEFVLVMADLPRRTDIITDKQRKENIKLASKYNKKGSYPNIVIVDYKGKEIDNISGFNMMRDTSRHERFINKIIENY
- a CDS encoding DegT/DnrJ/EryC1/StrS family aminotransferase, which gives rise to MPGFELFSDAERKEVHDVLDTGVLMRYGFDGMRNGHWKAKELERALEAQFNVNHAQLVSSGTAAVSVAFAITGIGAGDEVIMPTFTFVASFEAIMMLGAIPVLVDIDDTLTLDPEAIRKAITPKTKAIMPVHMCGSMANLDEIKAICDEHNLILVEDACQAIGGTYNGKALGTIGDVGCFSFDFVKTMTCGEGGAIITNNKKYATHADHYSDHGHDHVGNDRGAETHPFLGYNFRISELNAAVGLAQVRRLPEFLSIQKKHYTILREALADIPEVVFRTVPKGGVESYAFLNFFLPDLTVAQKVMAGFKANGIDVCFHYFDNNWHYIRRWEHLKNLKSLYPISTEVKEGMKYLDTKTFEQSDHYIARNISCLIKMSWTAEEVKARGEKMREVILASL